In one Zymobacter palmae genomic region, the following are encoded:
- a CDS encoding glycoside hydrolase family 68 protein yields MAAITKTTSATNSAATISHWTREQALSFKATEANTFPEFDNTKIQAFMEGFDIWDSWFALDENGDLASIEGFRVLCALGLKQADNRKIARINYFYSKDGHSFIPGGLLFPRRLFSDIQEWSGSTLLRNDGRVQTFYTTAMGHTRDGIWQTFQRLATAIQRPSVKDGVLTFSSPEYHNLLLEPDGVFYQNVDQADDAELRMPTLHNRSYGNDQVNNLCFRDPFFFKDPATQKNYLLFEANTGPRNDAEGTVRRDYIGSDDFEPNYRPTVDDLKANGCVGVAEFTDDQYTKLSLLPPILTSNLITDEIERVTLIYRDSSYYLFCVTHGNKMTILDDTFINRDMMLGFKASSMFGPYTPLNGSGVVVQQKSEGAMYTAQASNYQYVYSWNVLPDLSVLSYANYSYSAAEDRMLYTKTVGPRIHLNLQGTQTEITGLDYGFVLKTATQEAQDTDEPVDESDV; encoded by the coding sequence ATGGCTGCTATTACGAAAACGACCAGCGCCACTAATAGCGCGGCCACTATTTCTCACTGGACCCGCGAACAGGCACTCAGCTTCAAAGCCACCGAAGCGAATACCTTTCCGGAATTCGATAACACCAAGATCCAAGCGTTCATGGAGGGGTTCGATATCTGGGATTCGTGGTTCGCTCTGGACGAAAACGGTGATCTGGCGTCCATAGAAGGGTTCCGCGTGCTATGCGCACTGGGGCTGAAACAGGCCGACAATCGCAAAATCGCACGCATCAACTATTTCTACTCCAAAGACGGCCACTCCTTCATTCCGGGCGGTCTGCTGTTCCCGCGTCGCCTTTTCAGCGACATTCAGGAATGGAGCGGGTCCACACTGCTGCGCAATGATGGTCGAGTGCAGACGTTCTACACCACAGCAATGGGCCACACTCGCGATGGCATCTGGCAGACGTTCCAGCGCTTGGCCACGGCCATACAGCGTCCGTCGGTCAAGGATGGGGTACTGACTTTCTCGTCCCCAGAATACCACAACCTTCTACTTGAACCGGACGGTGTCTTCTACCAAAACGTGGATCAGGCCGACGATGCAGAACTACGCATGCCGACCCTCCACAACCGCAGCTACGGTAATGATCAGGTCAACAACCTCTGCTTCCGCGATCCCTTCTTCTTCAAAGACCCGGCAACACAGAAAAACTACCTGCTGTTTGAAGCCAACACGGGGCCCCGCAACGATGCAGAAGGCACCGTACGCCGCGACTACATCGGCAGCGACGATTTCGAACCGAACTATCGTCCTACCGTGGATGATCTGAAGGCCAATGGCTGCGTCGGCGTTGCGGAATTCACCGATGATCAGTACACCAAGCTCAGCCTGTTGCCTCCGATCCTGACCTCGAACCTGATCACAGATGAAATCGAACGAGTCACTCTGATCTACCGTGACAGCAGCTACTATCTGTTCTGCGTCACCCACGGTAACAAGATGACCATTCTGGATGACACCTTCATCAACCGCGACATGATGCTGGGCTTCAAGGCATCATCCATGTTCGGCCCTTATACCCCGCTCAACGGCAGTGGTGTGGTCGTGCAGCAGAAGTCAGAAGGTGCCATGTACACCGCACAGGCAAGCAACTATCAGTACGTCTACTCATGGAACGTACTGCCGGACCTGTCCGTACTGAGCTACGCCAACTACTCCTATTCGGCAGCGGAAGACCGGATGCTCTACACGAAAACCGTTGGGCCGCGTATCCACCTCAATCTGCAGGGTACGCAGACCGAGATCACCGGACTGGACTATGGCTTCGTGCTGAAGACGGCAACGCAGGAAGCTCAGGATACCGATGAGCCTGTCGATGAAAGCGATGTATAA
- a CDS encoding CsbD family protein, with protein sequence MSMEELKGKAQEAAGRVQKAAGDAFDNNECRLKGQLRQGAGRIQSQYGEAVDRVRDFAQDKPFQALGIAALAGWVIGRVLKR encoded by the coding sequence ATGAGCATGGAAGAACTGAAAGGTAAAGCTCAGGAAGCCGCTGGACGCGTACAGAAAGCAGCAGGTGACGCGTTCGACAACAATGAATGTCGCCTTAAAGGGCAGCTCCGCCAGGGGGCCGGTCGCATCCAGTCTCAGTACGGTGAAGCCGTAGACCGAGTACGCGACTTCGCCCAAGACAAGCCGTTTCAAGCGCTGGGTATTGCGGCTCTGGCAGGCTGGGTCATCGGTCGCGTTCTGAAACGCTGA
- a CDS encoding AGE family epimerase/isomerase has product MHDAQALFSRFRDILTIYNTALATSIDDEGRVPEFVAHGENTKAPRQLCQTRGIIYNVHMAREFGDRAAAARAVDIYQSTRQHYLTPCMLNGQPAYAPVPTNDGAAMYELAFLLNAQVQLHYLDGLLDDPSVLDKAALDADMTVTEDAILAIPTASIFQPREGGDFSELNAGMHLFEAMALRLQLSDHAELRHKANALLEHVDNHFWDDVRGMLAERIDGQNTILEYDLGHNYEWSSLLSLNSNLGLNYRRLDPRRLAAAAEEIAWREFEPEMVAFPLDAETRPLDRTARIWVSLERIRALALAGDERVLSVMARVLEHFFPENLPEEYSGIRGPIKSTTGYHVIESYVGTVHALKA; this is encoded by the coding sequence ATGCACGATGCACAGGCTCTGTTTTCCCGCTTTCGCGATATCCTGACGATCTATAATACCGCGCTGGCGACCAGCATCGACGACGAAGGGCGCGTGCCCGAGTTCGTCGCCCACGGTGAGAATACCAAAGCACCTCGTCAGCTGTGCCAGACGCGCGGCATCATCTATAACGTGCATATGGCGCGCGAGTTCGGTGACCGAGCCGCGGCTGCCCGTGCGGTGGACATCTATCAGTCCACGCGCCAGCACTACCTGACCCCCTGCATGCTGAACGGCCAGCCGGCCTATGCGCCAGTGCCGACCAACGACGGTGCGGCCATGTATGAGCTGGCGTTTCTGCTCAATGCTCAAGTGCAGCTGCACTACCTAGATGGCCTGCTGGACGATCCGAGCGTGCTGGATAAGGCCGCACTGGATGCGGACATGACCGTTACCGAAGATGCCATTCTGGCCATCCCGACAGCGTCCATCTTCCAGCCGCGCGAAGGTGGCGACTTCTCCGAATTGAATGCTGGCATGCATCTGTTCGAAGCCATGGCCTTGCGCTTGCAGCTTTCCGATCACGCTGAGCTGCGCCACAAGGCTAACGCCCTGCTTGAGCACGTTGATAACCATTTCTGGGATGACGTGCGTGGCATGCTGGCCGAACGTATTGACGGACAGAACACCATCCTTGAGTACGACCTCGGCCATAACTACGAGTGGTCGTCGCTGCTGAGCCTGAACAGCAACCTGGGGCTGAACTATCGCCGCCTCGACCCAAGGCGTCTGGCGGCAGCGGCAGAAGAGATCGCCTGGCGTGAATTCGAGCCGGAGATGGTGGCGTTCCCGCTGGATGCCGAAACGCGTCCTTTGGATCGCACCGCGCGCATCTGGGTCAGTCTCGAACGTATTCGCGCGCTGGCGTTGGCCGGTGACGAGCGTGTGCTGTCAGTCATGGCGCGTGTGCTGGAGCACTTCTTCCCAGAAAATCTGCCTGAAGAATATTCAGGCATCCGTGGCCCGATTAAATCCACCACGGGATATCACGTCATCGAAAGCTATGTGGGTACGGTTCACGCGCTGAAGGCTTGA
- a CDS encoding AzlD family protein has product MLMTCLTIVVMALMTYLTRIAGYLVFRNIEMGQRTRQVMEAAPGCVLIAVIAPHFATGRLADVLALAITIAVASRFPLLVTVLAGVASAGILRWLLPL; this is encoded by the coding sequence ATGCTGATGACCTGCCTTACCATCGTTGTCATGGCCTTGATGACCTACCTAACGCGCATTGCGGGTTACCTTGTCTTCCGCAATATCGAGATGGGGCAACGTACCCGACAGGTGATGGAAGCCGCGCCGGGATGCGTACTTATCGCCGTCATTGCCCCGCATTTTGCAACAGGGCGTCTGGCCGATGTGCTTGCGCTGGCAATTACGATCGCCGTTGCAAGCCGCTTTCCACTGCTGGTGACTGTGCTAGCAGGGGTAGCCTCTGCCGGTATTCTGCGCTGGCTCCTTCCTCTGTAG
- a CDS encoding AzlC family ABC transporter permease: MGTASDTPRGREVMRGLKNSVAMQIGFIPFALVLGAQAVQKGLHPAEVSLMTGLNFAGGSEFAAIALWTSPPHLLLIAAITLLINSRHVLMGAALAPFIRHLSKRKALAVLFFMCDESWAMALADARKRTATQGRQALSVPYYAGVSAGLYLSWVIFTTIGGLLGPIMGDVHALGFDMAFPAVFLVLIRGMWKGMRAAIPWGISLGVAILTYLFIPGSWYVASGACAGLLTAWLMAKESAPC; this comes from the coding sequence ATGGGCACGGCATCTGATACCCCTCGTGGCCGCGAGGTCATGCGAGGCTTGAAGAACTCGGTCGCGATGCAGATCGGCTTCATCCCCTTCGCCCTAGTGCTTGGCGCACAGGCTGTCCAGAAAGGCCTGCATCCCGCAGAGGTTTCGTTAATGACAGGCCTCAACTTCGCTGGCGGCTCCGAGTTCGCCGCCATTGCCCTGTGGACCTCTCCCCCTCATCTGCTGCTGATTGCCGCCATCACACTACTGATCAACAGTCGCCATGTACTGATGGGCGCTGCGCTAGCGCCTTTCATTCGTCACTTATCAAAGCGAAAGGCGCTGGCCGTGCTCTTTTTCATGTGTGATGAAAGCTGGGCCATGGCATTGGCCGATGCCCGCAAGCGCACGGCCACTCAAGGGCGGCAGGCCCTATCCGTGCCCTACTACGCGGGGGTATCCGCCGGCCTGTACTTGTCATGGGTCATCTTCACCACCATCGGCGGGTTACTGGGCCCGATAATGGGTGACGTGCATGCGCTCGGCTTTGACATGGCCTTTCCGGCCGTGTTCCTAGTACTGATACGGGGCATGTGGAAAGGCATGCGGGCCGCGATACCGTGGGGCATCAGCTTGGGCGTTGCCATACTGACCTATCTCTTCATTCCCGGTAGCTGGTACGTTGCTAGCGGTGCATGCGCGGGCCTGCTGACGGCATGGCTAATGGCGAAGGAGAGCGCTCCATGCTGA